The following proteins are encoded in a genomic region of Choloepus didactylus isolate mChoDid1 chromosome Y, mChoDid1.pri, whole genome shotgun sequence:
- the LOC119524063 gene encoding LOW QUALITY PROTEIN: C1GALT1-specific chaperone 1-like (The sequence of the model RefSeq protein was modified relative to this genomic sequence to represent the inferred CDS: inserted 1 base in 1 codon) yields the protein MLSESSSFLKGMMLGSIFCALITMLGHIRIGHGNRIHHHKHHHLQAPNKEDILKISEDEHMELSKSFRVYCIILVKPKDVSLWAAVKETWTKHCDKAEFFSSENVKVFESINMETNDLWLMMRRAYKYAFDKYRDQYNWFFLVHPTTFAIIENLKYFLLKKDPSQPFYLGHTIKSGDXEYVNMEGGIVVSIESFKRLDSLLSIPEKCPEQGGMIWKISEDKQLAVCLKYAGVFAENAEDSERKDVFNTKSVGLFIKEAMTNHPHQVVEGCCSDMAVTFNGLTPNQMHVMMYGVYHLRAFGHNFNDALVFLPPNGSDND from the exons ATGCTTTCTGAAAGCAGTTCATTTTTGAAGGGTATGATGCTTGGAAGCATTTTCTGTGCCTTGATCACTATGCTAGGGCACATTAGGATTGGTCATGGAAATAGAATACACCACCATAAGCATCATCATCTACAAGCTCCTAACAAAGAAGATATCTTGAAAATTTCAGAAGATGAACACATGGAGCTCAGTAAGAGCTTTCGGGTATACTGTATAATCCTTGTGAAACCCAAAGATGTGAGTCTTTGGGCTGCAGTGAAGGAGACTTGGACCAAACATTGTGACAAAGCAGAGTTCTTCAGTTCTGAAAATGTTAAAGTGTTTGAGTCAATTAACATGGAAACAAATGACTTGTGGTTAATGATGAGAAGAGCTTACAAATATGCCTTTGATAAATACAGAGACCAATACAACTGGTTCTTCCTTGTACATCCCACTACGTTTGCTATTATTGAAAACTTAAAGTACTTTTTGTTGAAAAAGGATCCATCACAGCCTTTCTATCTAGGCCACACTATAAAATCTGGAG TTGAATATGTGAATATGGAAGGAGGAATTGTTGTAAGTATAGAATCATTTAAAAGACTTGACAGCCTTCTCAGTATCCCTGAAAAGTGTCCTGAACAAGGAGGGATGATTTGGAAGATATCTGAAGATAAGCAACTAGCAGTCTGCCTGAAATATGCTGGAGTGtttgcagaaaatgcagaagattctgaaagaaaagatGTGTTTAACACCAAATCTGTTGGGCTTTTTATTAAAGAAGCAATGACTAATCACCCCCACCAGGTAGTAGAAGGATGTTGTTCAGATATGGCTGTTACTTTTAATGGACTGACTCCTAATCAGATGCATGTGATGATGTATGGGGTATACCATCTTAGGGCATTTGGGCATAATTTTAATGATGCATTGGTTTTCTTACCTCCAAATGGTTCTGACAATGACTGA